From the Rhodothermales bacterium genome, the window CCGCTCTCCTTATTTAGCAACGACTTATCTCAGCCGGCGCCGACACTCTCGACCCACTGGATCGCATGTTGGAGCAGCTCCGTGGCGTTGTCGAGATCCAACTTGCTCTTGATGCGCGCCCGGTAGGACTCTACTGTTTTGATCGACAGGTGCAAGCGCTCGGAGATCTCGCGCGTAGTTTGCCCGCGGCCCGTCAGTTCGAACACCTCGAGTTCGCGGTCGCTCAGCACCTCCATGGGCGACGTGCCCTGCGCGCGCCGGCCGGCCAACATACCCATCAGTAGCCGCTCGTTGATGTCGGCGCTGACGTAGATCCCGCCCGCCAGTACGCGACGGACCGCCTGGACGATGACATCGCCGGCCTCCATTTTCATCACGTAGCCGCGCGCGCCGGCGCGGATGGCGCGTTCGGCATACAACGACTCATCATGGCGCGAAACCACGACGATTTTCACGCTTGGATAAATCGCCTGAAGATGTTTGATGAGCTCGAGCCCACTCATGCCCGGAAGCGAGATATCGATGATGGCGATATGAGGGCGCGTGGCTTCGAACAGCGTCATACCATCCTCCGCGCTATCCGCCTGGCCGATCACTTTTAAGTCAGATTCCGTTTCCAGCGTCATGGCCAGTCCCTTGCGCATCAAAGGATGGTCGTCCACGATGATGATGTTGTACGTCATGGTCGTCGTCGTTTGGTAAGAACCGGCGGGTACAACCGTACAGGCCAGCGCTCACGTGTATCACAAACAGGTTATGATAGTTCGCCGCCCGCGAAGGCAGCGGTTTGCTCGTTGGACGTATTCGCATAGGGTACCGTACAGGTAATCACCGTGCCGTCGGCGGGACTGGTACGAAGGTCAAGCGCCGCGCCGATCATCTGCGCACGGTATTTCATGATGTTGAGCCCCATGCCCACGTTGTCGCTCTGCCGGCGCGGGATGCCCCTGCCGTTGTCCTGCACCCGGAGGCGTAATTGCCCCTGGCCGGCGGCAAGTAGCATCTTGATCTGGTTGGCTTCGCTGTGTTTGGCGGCGTTGTTCGTCGCTTCCTGTGCAATCCGATACAGGTGTGTGGCCACGGCGCTGTCGTGGACATGCACCCGGTCCCCGATTTCCTCGAACGTGCAGGGAATGCCAAACATATGCGTGGCATCGGCCGCCAGCCGCTCGAGCGCGATTGAAAGACCGTTGCTGTGGAACTCGATCGGCACCAGTCCACGCGCCAGATTGCGAGCCTGTTGGTCCGCCTCTTTTACCAGCCGCGCGATCTCCGCGACATCCGGGGCTTCGGGTATGCCTTTTTTTTCCAGACTCCGCGCCAGATTCTGGGCGATCAACCCGATACCCGTCAGCATCTGCCCGAGCCCGTCGTGCAGATCCTGCCCGATCCTCCGGCGCTCTTGCTCGCTGATGCGAAGCAGCTCGCGCTCGAGCTGGCGCTTGTACGAAATATCCCGGACGATCCCTGTAAAACTCCGCATGCCGTTTGTGAACACCTCGCTCACGGCCAGATCCATGGGGAAGACGCTCCCATCCTTTCGCATCCCCTGCACCTCGCGTCCGATCCCGATGATTTTGGCGTGGCCCGTCTCGAGGTAACTTTTCAGATAACCGTCATGCTCGTCGCGCACGGGCTGTGGCATGAGCATCTGGAGGTTATGACCTATACACTCGATCGCCTTGTACCCGAAGATCCGCTCGGCCGCCGCATTAAACGACAAAATGGAGCCCCGATCGTCGATGGTGATCACGGCGTCCACGGTGGTTTCGACCACGGCGCGCGCGTTGGCTTCGCTCGTGCGTAAAGCGGCTTCCAGTGCCCGCTTTTCCGCCCGCCGCTCGATCCGGGCCCGCGCAAATGTCAGCCGGCCCCTGAGGCGTACCTGAGATAAGGGGGGGAGGATAAAATCGTCAACCGCGTACTGGAGTAACGCCTCGGCGCTGATATCCGGCTCGTCCTCATACACGGCCATGACGAGTGGAAAACACTGTTTCTCCTGGATCATCCGGGCGCAGGCTTCCAGTACCTCGGGCGTCAGTTTGCACAGGACGACTAATGCCGCGTTCTCCTGCGCGCAACGCGCACGCAGCGTGTCCGCGGAATCCATATACTCGGAGCTGAACCCGCAGGCGGCGAGTGCTTCCTCCAGATGGGGTTGCAAGGCGCCGGCTTCGGACAGAATGAGGCTTTTCACGTGCGCGCAGGTTCGTGTGAACGAATGCAGAAGAAGGCATCGGGCAATATACGCCGGCCTCCCATACACCTACGTACAAACTTCCCTTGCCGCGGCGTAGTGAAATCCCCTACGTCGTCCCCCTGGAGTCGACAAGCGCGTGCGTCACGATCTTCTCGTCAACGGCCTGTCGCGGCGCCTGCCCGACGGGGCTCCCAACGGGATAACCCAGGCGCAACACGAGCTGCGGGTTGGGCCGGTCCACCAACCGGCTCAGCCGCTCACGGATGGCGGGCACCTCGACGGCCTGGTTGAGGAACGAGGCGGAGAGCGTTTGAACGGTGGCCGTGAGCAGAAAATGCGCCAACGCCTGGCCCGTATTGAGCCAGGCGACGCGGTTCTCGATGGGCGTGCTAAAGACCGCGATCGCCGGCGCACGCGCAACCTCCGCTGGATCGAACAGGGCTTTCTCGCCCCCCCAATCTTCCAGCTCCCCGCCCGTTGTGCCACGGCGCGCCCGCGCAAACGCCGGCACGAACCGCGGGGCGTTTGCATCACCCGTCCAGGCCGACAGCTCGTCGCGCAGGCGGTCGTTACTGCGTTGCGCGCGTTCGCCCTCTGCGATTAATGCACCGATCTCGGCTTTTTCCTCAGGTTTTGTCAGTATATCCACCCGAACGTGTTCGCACTCAGCCGCGGCCCGGAGCGCGTCGATCTGAAACGGAGCCAGCAAACGAGCGGCGAACTCGCCCCGATAGGTGCGTCGCTTATTGATCGCCATAAAAAGGCGGTGCTCGTCGAGCGTTGCGTCACCAGGCTGAACAAGCCGAACGCGTGCGACCAGGTTCAGCTTATCCTGATCCGGAAAGGTGTGCACGATCGGGTGATGCCGATAGTGTTTGGCCGCTGCCCGAAGGTTAAACAACGCGGAACCGCAACTCATGATAAGCTGCCGGTGGGACGGGTCCAGAACCTTCATGGCGCGCGACGCATCGGCGTAGATCTCGACCTCGTCGTCCAGTACCCGGAAGGACCACGGCTGGGTATTGTGTAAGGAAGGGGCGAGGACGGCGTAATTCAGTAAGAACTTGATCTTCTGACTCACGGAGTCCTGCCATGGAAAACCTACCTCCTTGATTTTCCACGGATTCTGGGGGAAAAGAGACGTACTCATCACGCTACTGCTGAAAAAGGATACGGCCATACCATCAGGACTGCGAAATAGAAGGAGGAGCCGGAACGCCGGCCGCGGCGTGCGCGAGGTAGACGGCGCGGTCGGAGTGCCGGATGACCCATTCGGTCACACTTCCAAGGAAGAAGCGTTCGATGACGCCCCGGCTGTGGGGCGCGATAACGATCAGGTCGGACTGCAGCCGCTCTCCGGCTTCCCGGATGATGCTACCGGCAAAACCCTCCTCCACCGTCGACCGGGCGACGATTCCCGTCTTTACCAGGCCGGCGGCCAGAGCGGTCAGTTCTTGTTCCGCCTGGTGCTTGCGCTCGGGCATCAGACCATACAGCACATCCGCATCGATCCCCCAGGCCGGCAGTGGAGTATTCGGGAGTACATACAGCAGATCGATCTCGGCGCCAAAAAGGCCGGCAAGCCGCGTCGCGGCGTCGAGTTGCGCCGCGCTGGTCGGCGATAGATCCAGCGGCACCAGCAGGCGCCGCACCTGGAGCGGCTCAACGCCTTCGCGCACCGCGCACACGTCACACGATGCACCCCGGATCACTTCCTCGGCGACGCTGCCAAGCAGAAAACGACGCAGCCCGCGCCGGCCGTGGGTTCCGATCACAATAAGCTCGACCTGCTCCTCCGCCGCATACGACAGGATCATCGGCGCCGTGGAGGGTCCGTGGGTGTGTACGCGCTTGATCCGAAGATCGCCGGCGCCCATCCGTTCGATCAGCGCGACCATTCGGGCGTCCGCCTCATCCTGGAGGTGTTTGTAAAAACGTCGTTCATCAAGGGCGGCCAGGTAGGCACTGTGCAAGGGATCTTCGCCGAAGGTTGGCGAGACGTGTAGCAGATGGAGCTCCGCGCCCTGCCGGCGCGCCATATCGATAGCCATCGCTAACGCGGGGGCGGACGACTCGGAAAAGTCCGTGGGATGCAGCATGCGAGCGAAAGAGGTCATGGTCGTGCTCATCGCTGATCGACGGGTACGGTGTCCGAAACGGTCGACGCCAAGGAGCCATCCGAGCCGGCCACCACCGATTTACCCAGCGGCTTCACCGCAAATACGGCGCACGGCGCGTGGCGCGCGACACGTTCGGCCACACTGCCCATAAAGAAGCGTCTGAGACCCGTCAGCCCCTGGGTAGCTATGACGATCAGGTCCGTCCTGTTTTCCTCGGCGAACGCTGTGATCCCGGAAGCGGCATGGCCGATGCGCACATCGAGTACGGGCTGCCGATCCGCGGGGAAAAACTCGCGCGCCATCTGTTCCAGCATGTCGCGGGAGCGATCGAGCACGAGGTTGACGGTTGATATCGGGGCCGCCTCCACGCCATAAACAGTCGGAAAAACGGCTTCCTCGACCATATGGAGAAGGGTGACCCGGCTCGAAAACTGGTGGCTCAATTCGGCGGCGTATGAAAGGGCCTCGCGCGAGTAGTCTGAGAAGTCCACCGGCACTAAGAGTTCGATCGATTCCTTGGAGAATAGCCCCATGGCGTCCTCCTTGATCGTCAGAACCGGACACGGCGCCAGGCGCAGGACGTGTTCCGCCGTGCTGCTGCGCAACAGGCGAATTGGCCCGTGGCGGCCGTGGGTCCCCATCACGATGAGGTCGATGTCGTACCGATTCGCGTACGATACGATGGCTTCCTCGGCGGTTTTGCCGTAAATCTCCGCCTGGACCACCCGCACCCGCTCGCCGTCGCGGATGTCGATCACGCGATAAAACGGATCATCAAGCGTCCAGGCCGGCGATGCCGGCGCGGTGTCGTTGGTGGCGTAGTAGGCGAGGGGGTTATTGGCCTCTTCCTCGTTTACGCGAGCGTGGAACACCACCACCTCGGCATCAAATCGGTCCGCCAATTCAGCGGCTGTCGAAAATGCGTGCTCCGCGCACTCGGAGAAATCGGTCGGGAATAAGATGTGGCGAATGGCTAACATGGCTCCCACCTGCTGGTCTGGTGATCGAATCGTGAGAACGACGGAAAACGAATTACGCGGGATGTGACATACGATAGGAGACCTACGATGCGGCCGTCGCGGGCTCGTGACGAACCGTCCGCGCCAGGGGCTTTGCCCCACCACCCCGAAGGGTGATCACGGGCGCCTCAGCCTGCCGCACGATGCGTTCGCTGACACTGCCCATCAGGGCGCGGTCCAACCCGGAGAGTCCATGCGTGGCGATCACAATCAGATCGTCACCCAGTTCACGCGCCGCTTCCAGCAACTCGCGTACGGCATGCCCATGGCGGACGATGAAGCGTACCGGCCCGCCGGAGCCGGGGGCCTGCGCATAGAGCTTCTTCATATGCTCGATGACGGTGGCCTCAAGGTCCGGGTTCACGTCATACATCGAGAAGACCCCGGTGTTGTAGAAGGCGGGGTGCATCTTTTCCTCCACGACATGCACGAGGTCGAGCCGAGCATCGAAGAAATCGGCCCATTCTCTCGCGGCGGCGAGGGCCAGGGGGGTGGAATCGGAAAAGTCGATCGGCACGAGGATAGCTCCGACGGACGACGTCAGCGGTTGGGACTGGACCTGTTCCCGGATGGTGAGTACCGGGCAGGGCGCCAGGCGCACGACTTCCTCCGCCGTGCTTCCGATCAATTTGCGGAGCAGGCCCCGCCGGCCATGGGTGCCCAGCACGATGAGATCTACGGCATTCTTGTGTGCGTACTGAAGAATCGCCGGCGCTGCCGCGAAATCGCGCGTAACGCAATAGACGAAACTCGGGATATCCGCCATCTCCCGCCCCAGCGACGCGACGTTCTCCTGGATGGCCCCATGCAACATATCCCTCATACGAACCGCCTTCGCCGTGTCCCCGGCGCCGTCCAGGGGAGAGTCCGCATGGATTACTTCAACATACAACAAATGCAGCGACGCCCTTTTGGCGATGGCCAGTTCAATGCCGTCCTTCAACGCCTGCGTGGAGCAAGAAGAGAAGTCGTGAGCAACAAGAATGGTATTGATGGTACGCATGGTACTTCCCTCTGCTGGTTCGTGAGGAAGGCTTTGGCTTAAGCGTACGTGAATCGTGAGTCCCAATCTGAAAGGACGCACCCACAGGTAGGAGAGGGAAAAGGCGTGTAGTGCTGTCCGGTAAATTCCTACAACTCCTCCACGCTATTCAGAACCTGACAAAGCGGCCGATACCTATCAGAATGGCACGGTCCATGTGGCCGGCCAGCCCTGCGCCGACAAGAAAAGATGTGCGCATGTTCTTTTAACCTCGCTTCTGCGGACGCCTTCGCTGGAACGACTGTCAGGTGAACAGCACGCTCGTTTACGTCGAGCGAAGCCAACGCGCTCGTCGCGTTACCCGATCGTCGGACTCAGGTGCGCTCGTCGTCATGCAGCAACAGGACGACAGCGAGGCCGCCAGTAGATGTGAGTAATCGGCCCCCGATTGCTTTATTTGGAAGCCGACGGTGTTAAACATGGAAGTAAATCTACGTCAATCGGAACGGCTGATCCGGGCCGCGATCGGGGCGATCGTGGTAGGGGTCGGCGTGGTATTCAGTAGTTGGTGGGGCGGCATCGGTCTGGTGCTGCTCCTCACGAGCCTCTATGGCGCCTGTCCCTTTTATGCCGCCACAAGCTCGATCATCGCCCTCCTGCGCCAGAAGTCTAAAGCGCACGGCTGAGGATTAGCGATTAGCGATCAAGGATGTATTAAGACCAATCCTTGATCGCTAATCGCTAATCGCTAATCGCTATTCGTTAATCTCAATAGCCTATCGCTCGAATGCGGGGGGACTCGCTGGATTCGCCGGCCAGCACTTCCACCGTTTCGTCATACAGTTTGTGCGCCCGCGCGGGGCTATCGCCGATACATACGACGCCGAGTTTTCCGAATTCGGACAGGGCGCCGATGAGATGAAAAACGACGCCCTGTTGGGAGGGGCCATGGAAATGCAGATCGTGGCAGACGGCAATATCGATCAGGTCGTCCGGCGTGAGCCCCTTATACGAAGGGTCCTCCATGTTGTCCGATGCGTAGTAGAACCGGGGCTGGCCCGCCGGCGTGATGTAGAGCCCTGTTTCGGCGTCGTAGGAACCGTCGGCCAGAAAGTGGAGCATCAGATTCGGGTGAGTGGTGCCCCCTTTTCGGAGGTTAATCTCGATCGCGTAGTGCCTCCAGCCCTCGGGCTCGGGAATCGAGATAAAGTCGATCCCGAACCGCCCCAACACACCCCGATTACGGAGCACCTCGGCCACCCGCAGTCCGGCTTCCTGGATATCCAGCCTGTAGGCCGCATCGGCGGGGAACGTACACCCCAGAAACACCTGCCCCGAGCGACCGCCCAGCACCTGGTCGTGGGTTGAAATCGGCGCCACGTGACCTAATGGATTGATCCGGCACTGCACCGACGGCGAGCGTTTGCCATGGCCTTCCAGAAAACACTCGACGATGCCGTTCATTTCGGCGAACTTGGCGCCATACCCTTCCCACGTCTCCCCCTCCGCCTCGAATGCGAGACGCCCGGGAAGCACCCGATGAATCCAGGGCAACACCTCTTCGTCCTCCGGACAGCCCTCATAAGAAAATAGCGCATTCCCCTCCCCCGAAAACCCGTCGTCGAGTTTGACGACCGCGCGCCGAAGAGATGGATTTCGGCGTTTGAGCAGCGCCAACGCCTCTGCCGCGTCGTCCATGTCGCGGAGGCGTTCCACCCCATCGGGCATCGCCACGCCGGCCTCACGAAACACCTCTCGGCTGCCGCTTTTTGAACCGAGATCAGCCAATGAAGGATCAGCGGCATATAGCGGGATACCCAACTGAAGCGCCAGTGTCCGCTCGAGGGGCGTGGCGTTGAAGCAACTCATGTGGGCATCCTGGCAGCTCGCCAGCGACTCACGAATCCGATCCAGCAGACGCGGACGCTCCAGAATTTTCTGGGTGAGCGGTTTCGAAGAGGCATCCCCGCAACTGAGCAGCGTGAGCCGGCGCCGCGCATGACTCACCGGAATGCCGGGCAGTAAGTGGAGATAATAATCGATGATCGTCGGGTGGATCGGCTGGCTCGTGATGTAGATGAGTTGCGTACGCGGCATCCGAAGCAGCATCAGCATACACAGGAGACGCTCCTCGTAATGATGCGCCCCGGAGATACGCGCTAGCTGGGCGGCGTCGAGGCTCAGGCTCGGGACGACCACCACCGCACGCGGCCGCTGCGTGTCGGGAAACACACTCTTGAACTGATTCTGCAGTTGCGACTGGAGTTGCGCGAATCGTTCTGCATCTTCACAAGCAAGCGGGCGTGCGGGCATGGCGTGGATCATCGCTGGTGCGGGGATGCTTCTGAAGGAGGCGCTTTTGAACAACCTACCACCCACCCGCCGTCACCCTTGCCGGCGCACGCCCCCTCTGGCTGTGGGGTCCCCCCCGGCAGCCGGCGCGGGCCGGCGAGCCCGGGCTCAAGATCTTACACCTTGGACCTCAACCCTTAAACCGCCCACAGCCCTCAATGGAGCCGATGATGCATGTGCCCTTTGGAGTCAAAAAACGAGACCACCATCATCAGGGTCAAGAACACAACCAGAGCGAGTACGGCGCTTTCAATTGATACCATCATCATACCACCTCAAACAGGCTGATTATGTCGCGCGCAAGCGCGTCAACCAGAATTGTGAACCGGAAATAAGGTACAATCAACCAATGTCGCGGGCAGAGAGGCTAATACGCCGTGGCGTGTAGGACCGTCCCTGTAAGGTGGGGCTGGCATCTGTAAAAAGAAAGCCGCACATTACGGATACACCTGTGGCGCCCTCACTCCAGACCGAATAGCAACATGATGCGACGACTGGCCGCTGTGACGTTTGCGGCGATCCTCCTGGCCCTTCCGATCCGCGTTCAGGGCCAGGCCCTCACCCGAGATCAGATGCTTTTTTACACCGCCGAGTGGGAAGGAGAACGCTTCCCGGATGGCCGGCCGCGGGTGCCGGACGACCTCCTCGAACGGATGATGGTCGTCTCTACCGAGCAGGCCTGGGGTGTGCTCCGCGGGGAAGGCT encodes:
- a CDS encoding universal stress protein; the encoded protein is MRTINTILVAHDFSSCSTQALKDGIELAIAKRASLHLLYVEVIHADSPLDGAGDTAKAVRMRDMLHGAIQENVASLGREMADIPSFVYCVTRDFAAAPAILQYAHKNAVDLIVLGTHGRRGLLRKLIGSTAEEVVRLAPCPVLTIREQVQSQPLTSSVGAILVPIDFSDSTPLALAAAREWADFFDARLDLVHVVEEKMHPAFYNTGVFSMYDVNPDLEATVIEHMKKLYAQAPGSGGPVRFIVRHGHAVRELLEAARELGDDLIVIATHGLSGLDRALMGSVSERIVRQAEAPVITLRGGGAKPLARTVRHEPATAAS
- a CDS encoding response regulator transcription factor, with the translated sequence MTYNIIIVDDHPLMRKGLAMTLETESDLKVIGQADSAEDGMTLFEATRPHIAIIDISLPGMSGLELIKHLQAIYPSVKIVVVSRHDESLYAERAIRAGARGYVMKMEAGDVIVQAVRRVLAGGIYVSADINERLLMGMLAGRRAQGTSPMEVLSDRELEVFELTGRGQTTREISERLHLSIKTVESYRARIKSKLDLDNATELLQHAIQWVESVGAG
- a CDS encoding nitroreductase translates to MSTSLFPQNPWKIKEVGFPWQDSVSQKIKFLLNYAVLAPSLHNTQPWSFRVLDDEVEIYADASRAMKVLDPSHRQLIMSCGSALFNLRAAAKHYRHHPIVHTFPDQDKLNLVARVRLVQPGDATLDEHRLFMAINKRRTYRGEFAARLLAPFQIDALRAAAECEHVRVDILTKPEEKAEIGALIAEGERAQRSNDRLRDELSAWTGDANAPRFVPAFARARRGTTGGELEDWGGEKALFDPAEVARAPAIAVFSTPIENRVAWLNTGQALAHFLLTATVQTLSASFLNQAVEVPAIRERLSRLVDRPNPQLVLRLGYPVGSPVGQAPRQAVDEKIVTHALVDSRGTT
- a CDS encoding universal stress protein translates to MLAIRHILFPTDFSECAEHAFSTAAELADRFDAEVVVFHARVNEEEANNPLAYYATNDTAPASPAWTLDDPFYRVIDIRDGERVRVVQAEIYGKTAEEAIVSYANRYDIDLIVMGTHGRHGPIRLLRSSTAEHVLRLAPCPVLTIKEDAMGLFSKESIELLVPVDFSDYSREALSYAAELSHQFSSRVTLLHMVEEAVFPTVYGVEAAPISTVNLVLDRSRDMLEQMAREFFPADRQPVLDVRIGHAASGITAFAEENRTDLIVIATQGLTGLRRFFMGSVAERVARHAPCAVFAVKPLGKSVVAGSDGSLASTVSDTVPVDQR
- a CDS encoding universal stress protein, translating into MTSFARMLHPTDFSESSAPALAMAIDMARRQGAELHLLHVSPTFGEDPLHSAYLAALDERRFYKHLQDEADARMVALIERMGAGDLRIKRVHTHGPSTAPMILSYAAEEQVELIVIGTHGRRGLRRFLLGSVAEEVIRGASCDVCAVREGVEPLQVRRLLVPLDLSPTSAAQLDAATRLAGLFGAEIDLLYVLPNTPLPAWGIDADVLYGLMPERKHQAEQELTALAAGLVKTGIVARSTVEEGFAGSIIREAGERLQSDLIVIAPHSRGVIERFFLGSVTEWVIRHSDRAVYLAHAAAGVPAPPSISQS
- a CDS encoding DUF2892 domain-containing protein, with the translated sequence MEVNLRQSERLIRAAIGAIVVGVGVVFSSWWGGIGLVLLLTSLYGACPFYAATSSIIALLRQKSKAHG
- a CDS encoding PAS domain S-box protein, with amino-acid sequence MKSLILSEAGALQPHLEEALAACGFSSEYMDSADTLRARCAQENAALVVLCKLTPEVLEACARMIQEKQCFPLVMAVYEDEPDISAEALLQYAVDDFILPPLSQVRLRGRLTFARARIERRAEKRALEAALRTSEANARAVVETTVDAVITIDDRGSILSFNAAAERIFGYKAIECIGHNLQMLMPQPVRDEHDGYLKSYLETGHAKIIGIGREVQGMRKDGSVFPMDLAVSEVFTNGMRSFTGIVRDISYKRQLERELLRISEQERRRIGQDLHDGLGQMLTGIGLIAQNLARSLEKKGIPEAPDVAEIARLVKEADQQARNLARGLVPIEFHSNGLSIALERLAADATHMFGIPCTFEEIGDRVHVHDSAVATHLYRIAQEATNNAAKHSEANQIKMLLAAGQGQLRLRVQDNGRGIPRRQSDNVGMGLNIMKYRAQMIGAALDLRTSPADGTVITCTVPYANTSNEQTAAFAGGELS
- a CDS encoding peptide ligase PGM1-related protein gives rise to the protein MPARPLACEDAERFAQLQSQLQNQFKSVFPDTQRPRAVVVVPSLSLDAAQLARISGAHHYEERLLCMLMLLRMPRTQLIYITSQPIHPTIIDYYLHLLPGIPVSHARRRLTLLSCGDASSKPLTQKILERPRLLDRIRESLASCQDAHMSCFNATPLERTLALQLGIPLYAADPSLADLGSKSGSREVFREAGVAMPDGVERLRDMDDAAEALALLKRRNPSLRRAVVKLDDGFSGEGNALFSYEGCPEDEEVLPWIHRVLPGRLAFEAEGETWEGYGAKFAEMNGIVECFLEGHGKRSPSVQCRINPLGHVAPISTHDQVLGGRSGQVFLGCTFPADAAYRLDIQEAGLRVAEVLRNRGVLGRFGIDFISIPEPEGWRHYAIEINLRKGGTTHPNLMLHFLADGSYDAETGLYITPAGQPRFYYASDNMEDPSYKGLTPDDLIDIAVCHDLHFHGPSQQGVVFHLIGALSEFGKLGVVCIGDSPARAHKLYDETVEVLAGESSESPRIRAIGY